The DNA region TTCTCACACACGATCGAGAGGCTCCGGATGGACTCGTCAGTGCCCCGCCCGATCGCCCTCCTGCGCTCCGCGCTGCTGCCGGACGGCCGCTCGGTCGACGTCGCGATCGACGGCGCGACCGTCTCGACCGTGGCACCGGCCGGCACCCTCGCGGCCCCGGCGGAGGAGACGATCGACCTCGGCGGCCGGCTGCTCCTGACCGCACCGGCAGAACCGCACGCCCACCTCGACAAGGCCCTCAGCGCCGACGCCATCCGGCCGCCGCTCGGGGACCTCGGCGCCGCGATCGCCTCGTGGACCGCGCACGCGACGACCATGACCGTCGAGGACATCGCCGGCCGTGCCCGGACCGCCGCCCTCACGCTGCTCGCCGCCGGCACCACGGCCGTCCGGAGCCACGTCGACGTGCTCAGCGGCCGGCACAGCGCGGCCGACCGGCCCGCCACCACGGAGCAGGCCCTGCGGGGCGCCCGTGCCCTCGTGCAGGTCCGCGACGAACTCGCCGGCCTGATGGACATCGAGCTCGTCGCCCTCGCCGGCCCGCTCGCCCCCGACGAGCACGTCGAGGCGGTGCTCGACCTCGGCGTGGACCTGGTCGGCGGCGCACCGCACCTCGCCGAGGACCCCCTCGCCGACGTCGACCGACTCCTCGCCATCGCCCGCCGACGGGGCCTCGGGGTCGACCTGCACGCCGACGAGAGCCTCGACGGCCCGGTGACGCTCGACCACTACGCCCGGGCGTCCCGCTCGCTGCGGCGGGACCGGCAGTACTCCGCCGGGCACTGCGTCCGGCTCGGCACACTGGGGCCGGAGCGACTCGCCGAGGTCGTCGCCGACGTGGCCGCGGCCGACCTCGGGGTGATCACGCTCCCGATCACGAACCTGTACCTGCAGGGCTGGCAGCACCCGGTCGCCACGCCGCGGGGACTCACCGCCATCCAGGCGCTCCTCGACGCCGGCGTCCGCGTCGCCGCCGGCGCGGACAACGTCCGCGACCCCTTCAACCCGGTCGGCCGGAGCGACGCCTTCGAGACCGCGTCGCTGCTCGTCTCCGCCGGCCACGTGACGCCGGACCAGGCGTACGCGATGGTGAGCGACACCGCCCGGAGCGTGATGGGCCTCCCGGCCGCCGGTCCCGTCCCGGGGCGGCGCGCCGACCTGCTCGCCGTGGCCGCGACGAACGTCACCGACGCCGTCGCGAACGCCCCCGCCGACCGCATCGTCCTGTCCCGCGGGCGACTCGTCGCCCGCACCGAGGTGCGACGGACCGTCGCCGCGCCGGCCGCAGCCGCGGCCGCCGTCCCCGCCTGACCCCTCCGCCCGCCCGCACCGAGAACCCGAGGTGATCGTGACCACCACCGCCCCGCCACCCGTCGCCACGACGGACACGCTGCTCGACTTCCGCAACGTCGAGATGACCTTCCCGAACGGCACCATCGCCCTGCAGGGCGTCGACCTCACCGTGGACCGCGGCCAGTTCGTCTCGGTCGTCGGCCCGTCCGGCTGCGGCAAGTCCACGCTGCTCCGCATCGCCTCCGGCCTCGAGACCGCGTCGGACGGGTCGGCCGGTGTCGCGGCCGACCGCATCGGCTACGTCTTCCAGGACGCCACGCTCCTGCCCTGGCGCACCGTGCAGGGCAACGTCGAGCTGCTCGCCGAGCTCGGACACGTGTCGAAGGCCGAGCGAGCCGCCAAGGCCGCCCACGCCATCGAGCTCGTCGGCCTGAACGGCTTCGAGACGAACCTGCCGAAGCAGCTGTCCGGCGGCATGCGGATGCGGGTCTCGCTCGCCCGGTCGCTCACCCTCGACCCGGAGCTCTTCCTGTTCGACGAGCCGTTCGGCGCCCTCGACGAGATCACCCGCGAACGCCTCAACGACGAACTCCTCCGGCTCTTCGTCGAGCAGCAGTTCGCCGGGCTCTTCATCACGCACTCCGTGTCCGAGGCCGTGTACCTCTCCACCGAGGTGATCGTGATGTCCGGGCGCCCCGGCAGCATCGTCGGTCGGTTCGACGTGCCGTTCCCGATGCCCCGTGACCCCGACATCCGCTTCACACCCGAGTTCGCCGAACTGGTCGGCGAGGTCTCGCACGCGCTCCGGGAAGGACACCGCTGATGGTCACCCTGCAGGAGGCCGCCGAGACCCGCGCGGTCCGGGCCGCCGCCCGTCGTGCCGCTCCTCGGGCTCGCCGCGGCATCGCCTGGTGGCAGCCCGTCGTCGTCCTCGCCGTGCTCGTCGGCATCTGGTACGCGGCGGCCGCGTACTACGACCACGTCCGCGGACTGGCCTTCCTCGTGCCGTACCCGCACCTCGTGGCGAAGGCGATCGTCGCGCCGACCTTGCCGGACGGGTCGCCGTCCACGTTCGGCTCCGACCTCTGGTCCGCCCTCGGACGCACCACCGTCGTCTCGCTCACCGGCCTCGGCTTCGCGATCGTGATCGGCGTCGTCTGGGCGATGGCGATGGCGCAGGCGAAGTGGCTCGAGAACTCGCTCTACCCGTACGCCGTGGTGCTGCAGTGCGTCCCGATCCTCGCCCTCGTGCCGCTCATCGGCGCCCTGTTCGGCTACGAGTTCGTCAGCCGCGTGATCGTCACCGTGATGATCGCGCTGTTCCCGATGGTGTCGAACACGCTGTTCGGCCTGCAGTCCGCCGACCGCGCGCAGCGTGAGCTGTTCCAGCTGCAGCGCGCCGGCCGGTTCGCCCAGCTCGTGAAGCTGCAGTTCCCCGCCGCGCTGCCGTCGATCTTCGTCGGCCTGCGCACCTCCGCCGGGCTGAGCGTCATCGGGGCGATCGTCGGCGACCAGTTCTTCCAGCGCGGCAATCCCGGTCTCGGCGTCCTCATCCAGGTGACCGCATCGCGCCTGATGGGTCCCGAGCTGTACGCGACCATCCTGATCGCTTCGCTCTACGGCGTCGCCGTCTTCCTCGTGTTCGGCCTGATCGGCCGGCTGGCCGTCGGCCGCTGGCACGACTTCAGCTGACTCCCCGCCCCCCACGAACCACACCACCCCTTCCCACCACAGCACCACGAGACCCGCACCACGAACGGAGCCTCCATGCGCACCACCTCCCGCCTCGGCGTCGCCACCGCTGCCCTCGCCGCCACCGCCATCGCCCTCACCGGCTGTGCGGCGGGGTCGTCCGGCAGCACCGAGACGACCGCCGCGACCTCGTCGACCGCCTCCGGGCCGAAGGTCGACCTCTCCGGCACGTGCCCCGCGACGGTCGTCGTCCAGACCGACTGGAACCCCGAGGGCGAGCACGGCCACCTCTACCAGATGCTCGGCCCGAACCCGGTGATCGACTCCTCCGGCAAGACCGTCACCGGCGACCTGTACGCCAACGGCAAGAGCACCGGCGTCAAGCTCGAGATCCGTGCCGGCGGCCCGGCGATCGGGTACACCAAGGTCGCGTCGCAGATGTACCAGGACAAGGACATCACCCTCGGGTACATGTCCACGGACGAGCAGGTGCAGTTCTCCGGCAAGCTGCCCACCACGGCGGTGTTCGCCGAGAACGACCAGTCCCCGATGTCGATCATGTGGGACCCGAAGACGTACCCGGAGGTCGACAGCATCAAGAGCCTCGGCACGGCCCTCGAGAAGGACGGCGGCGTCGTCCGCTACTTCAGCGATGCCGCGTACATGACCTACCTCGAGCAGTCCGGCATCCTGCCGAAGAAGGTCCTCGACGGCAGCTACGACGGCACCCCGTCGAAGTTCGTGTCCGCGGGCGGCAAGGACGCGCAGCAGGGCTTCGCGACCGCCGAGCCGTACATCTACCAGAACCAGGTCGCGGCCTGGGGCAAGAAGGTCGACTACGCGCTCGTCTCGAGCACGGGATGGAACCCCTACCCCGAGGCGATGTCGGTCCGCACCGGCGACCTGGAGAAGCTCGAGCCGTGCTTGCAGAAGCTCGTGCCCGTGATGCAGCAGGCCGACGTGGACTACCTGAAGTCCCCGGGCGCCACGAACGACCTCATCACGAAGCTCGTGCAGCAGTACAACAACGGCTGGACCTACGACTCGAAGGTCGGCGCGTTCGCCGCGGCCCAGATGGTGGAGCTCGGCCTCGCGAAGGACACCGACGGCTACATCGGATCGATGGACGAGCAGCGCATGCAGGACTTCATCGCCAAGGCGACTCCTGTCTTCGCCGACACCGGTGACGTCAAGAGCGGCCTGAAGCCCTCCGACCTGTACACGAACGAGTTCCTCGACAAGTCCATCGGTCTGGGTTCCTGACACCGGTCGGCTCCCGTCGCCCGGAAGCCGGCCAACAAGCGGACGGGAGGCGCGGTGCCACGCCGCCCCGCGCCTCTCCCCACCGGCACGGCCGGTCCGCCGCTGGCGCGTCGCACCGGAACCGGCGGCGTGGGCCCAGTCCGTCGTCCCCGCACCACCCACCCACCAGGAGTGAGCATGACCACCGTCACCCCCACCTCCGTCGAGGCGCTGCGCGCCGAGCTCGTCGCACTGCTCGGTGAGCGCGGCGTGAGCGCCGACGAACGCACGCGGGCCCGCGCCTCCGTCGACGAGGCCACCATGAGCCCCATCCTCAGCGAACAGCTGCCCCTCGGCCTCGCCGACCTCGTCGCGTCGCCGGCCACCGCCGACGACATCGCCGCCACCCTGCAGGCCGCGGTCCGACACGGCGTCCCCGTCACCACCCGCGGGAAGGGCACCGGCAACTACGGCCAGGGCATCCCGCTGCACGGCGGCCTGGTCCTCGACACCTCGCGGGCACGCGCCGTCGTCGAGGTCGGCGACGGCTGGATCACCGCCGAGGCCGGCGCGTCCATGGTCGCCCTGGAGCAGGCGGCCGCCGCCACGGGCCAGCAGCTCTGGATGTACCCGTCCACCGCGCAGTCGACCATCGGCGGCTTCCTGTCCGGCGGTTCCGGCGGGACCGGGTCGATCGCGCACGGGTCGAACTGGCAGGGCTCCGTCACGGCGCTCGACGTCGCGCTCCCCGGCGCCGACGAGCTGCTGCACGTCGAGGGCGACGAGGCGCAGCCGTTCGTGCACACCTACGGCACCGCCGGCGTCATCGCCCGCGCCACCGTCCGGCTCGAGCCGCTGCAGGAGTGGCGCGCCGTCTACGCGGCGTTCCCCACCTTCGAGGACGCGCTCGTCGCGGTCCGCACGCTGCGCGGACTCCACCCGGTTCCGCGGCTCGTGAGCGCCGACCGCGCCGAGATCGCCGCGACGCTGCCGTCCGACCTGGCCGTCCCCGACGACCGGGCGAGCCTGCGAGCGATCATCGACGACGTCGTGCTCGACGAGGCCCGGGCACGCATCGAAGCCGCCGGCGGTGAGGTCCTGGACATCCGCGAGGGGCTGCAGCAGACCACGAAGGTGTCGATGCTGTCGTACAACCACCCGATCTGGTGGCTGAAGCGGAACACGAGCGACACCGAGTACTTCCACGTCGAGGTCGGCGGTGAGGCGCTCATCGACCGGATCGCCGAGGTCGAAGCCGTCTACCCCGGTGGCATGCTCCACATCGAGGCCGCGCACGTCGGACCGATCGGGATGCTCACCGCGCCGTACACCGGGGCCGAGGACGTCTACGCCGGCTACCCGGTGCTCCGCGAACTCGGCGTCCGGGTGCACAGCCCGCACCAGTACTACGTCGACCACGGCGTCGAGGAGCTCGTGGCGCTGAAGCAGCGCACCGACCCCGCGGGGCTGCTCAACCCCGGGCACGTCATCGACCCGTCGCTCGTGGTCAGCGGTGGCTCCACCGCGTCCGCGCAGCCCGTCGTCCCGGGGTTCGGCAAGTGAGCGCCGGGGTCGGCACGGTCCGCTCGCGTCGGCTCGCGGAGCTGTCCGGTCCGGCCGTCGCTGCGGGCTTCGGGCCGGACACGATCGTCGTGCAGCCCACCGGCGCCGTCGAGCACCACGGCCCGCACCTGCCGCTCCTGACCGACCACCTGCTCGCCGAGCACATCGGTGGGGCGGCTGTCGAGCAGGCGGCCGCCGAGGGGCTGGACGTCTGGCAGCTCCCGACGCTGTCGTTCACGAAGTCCGACGAGCACAGCTGGGCGCCCGGCACGGTGTGGCTCGACAGCGACACGATGTTCGACACCGCCGTGCAGATCGGTCGCGCGGTCGCCCTCACCGGTGCCGGCACCCTGGTGTTCGCCAACGGGCACGGCGGCAACGTCGCCCTGCTGCAGGTCGCCCTGCGTGAGATCCGGAAGCGCTACGGGTTGAAGACCTTCCTCATGCCGACCCTCGCCCGCGTCCCCGGCCCGGACGGCGAGGACGCGGACGAGCTCGGGCTGGGGATCCACGGCGGCGCGGCGGAGACGTCGATGATCCTGCACCTGCGCCCCGACCTGGTCGACATGTCGCTCGCGGAACGCTGGGTGCCGGAGCACATCGCCGGCTTCGAGAAGATCGCGTTCAACGGCGGCCCGGTGTCGTTCGGGTGGTTGTCCGACGACTTCGGGACCCCCGGGGTCGTCGGCGATGCCAGCAGGGCGACGGCGTCGTACGGTGCCGTCCTGTGGGAGCACTCCGTCGCCGAGGCCGTGACGTCGCTGCACGAGATCGCACGGTTCGACCCGGCGGTGAGCCGTCCGGCGGTGGCCCGTCCGGCGGTGGCCCGTCCGTCGACCGCGCTCGGCGGGGCCCCCGTCGACACTCCGGTCGCCGAGAGCCCGGTCGCCGACGCTGCGGTCTCGTGACCGTGCCGCGCGGGGTGGGCGTGTCCGACCCGGGCACGCCCGCCCCGGCGTCCGACGGCGTCGACGATGCGTCCGTGCCGACGGACCCGTTGACCCTCGCGGCATCGTGGCTCCCCGCGGCGGCTGACGCCCCGGGTCCGACCATGACCCTCTCGACCGTCGGGCTCGACGGCTACCCTGACGCCCGGACGGTCCTGCTCTCGCTGTTCGACGGGGAACGTCTGCACTTCCACACCGACTCGCGGAGCCGGAAGGCCGCCGAACTCGCGGCGGTGCCCCGTGCCGCGGTGACCCTGCACTGGCCCGAGGCCGCGCGCCAGCTCGTCGTGGTCGGCGACGTGGCGCCCGTCTCCGACCAGGAGGCGCGTTCGGCCTACGCGGCCAGGACGCCGTACCTGCAGGCCCTCGCGTGGGTCAACGACCACGCGTCCGCCGCGGACACACCGGCTCGGCGCCGCGAGGCCTGGGCGGCGTTCGTCCGCGAACGGGCGGGCACGGACCTCGAGCCGCCGAGCACGTGGGCGGGGTTCGCACTCACACCGGTGCGGATGGTGTTCTGGCGCGGGGCGACGGACGCGGCGAGCAACCGGCTCGCCTACCATCGGCGCGCGGACGGGTCGTGGTCGCGGGAGTCCTGGCCGGGGTGACCCCGTGCCGGGGCCGCGCCCTGGTCGTGGGGGAAGGCGGACGGGAGGCCCGTGGCGGCGTCGCCACGGGCCTCCCGTCCGTCCTCGGTCGCGTCCACCGCACGCGCCGCGCCCGACAGGAGCGGTCGCGGTCCCGCGACTCGCCGCTCACGTCCGCCGAGGTTCCGATCGGGAGCCTGACGGCCGCCGACATGCCGAGATCTCGGAACCTCGGGGGAACACGCGCGGGGGTGCCGGGCGGGTCGTGCGCCCTACGACGTGGGGACGGACGCACTCAGCGCACTGCGCACCGAGCCCCACGCGGCCAGGCGGTCGCGGACCGCGTCGTGCCGCTCGGCGGCGAGTGCCTCGGCGTGCGCGCGCTGGAGCACCTCGTCGATGACGATGCGCTGCCCGGTGCGGGTCGACGCGATCGCCGCCTCGACCATCGCGAGGCTCATGACGTTGCCGTGCACCTCGCCGTCCGGGGTCTCGCCGGAACGCACGGCGTGCACGAAGGACGTCAGCGCCCCGGCGATCTCGTGCCCCACGCTGGCAGCGGCCGACGGCGCACCGGCGGTGCCGTCGAGGTCGCTGGACGGGTCGTGGTCGCCGTCCCACAGCGCCGTGCCGGCGGCACCCGAGGCCCGCCAGTCGCCGTTCCACGAGGTCTCGGCGCCCGGTGCGCACCACGAGCCGTCGTACACGTACCGGACGTCGTCCTCGAAGGCGAAGACCGCTGCCGCCGCCGCGTCGCCGCGGTACCAGGACCACGACGGGTTCCACGACTCGCAGTACACCGACACCGGGTCGCGTTCGAGCACGTAGCGGGCGGAGTCGAACGCGTGGATCGCCATGTCGAGCAGCAGGACGTCGTCCATCTGCTCGCGGAAGCCACCGAAGTGCGGGGCCTTGGCGAACCGGGTGCCCAGGCCGCCGATCGCGCCCAGGCCGCGCACGTGCTGGCGGAACGCGACGAGCTGGTCGTTGTAGCGCCGCGACTGCGACACCATGAACAGCTTGCCGGTGGCCTCGGCTGCCGCGGCGAGCGACAGTGCTTCGGCGACGGTCTGCGCTGCGGGCTTCTCGCCGAGCACGGGGAGCCCGGCGTGCAGGGCCTGCAGCGTGACGGGGTGGTGCGCGACCGGGACGGTGATGTCGAGCACCGCCTGTGCGCCGGTCTCGGCGGCGAGCACGGTCAGGTCGGTGCCGACGGGGATGCTCGGATCGCCGGCGTGTTCGGCACCGGCCCGCGCGGCGTCGAGGTCGAGGTCGACGATGCCGACCAGCTCGACGTCGGGGTCGGCGGCGACGGTGCTGAGCCAGGCCCGACCCATGCCCCCGGCGCCGACCTGCAGGACGCGGAGCGCGGTCACGCCTGCGCTCCGGCGTGGTCGTCGACAGGGGCGTCGCCGACGGGGGCGTCGTTGTCCGGAGCGTCGTCGACGGGCGCGTCGTCGAACGGACCGCGGTAGTGCTGGCCCTCGAAGTACTCGCCCAGGTCGTACCGGCGGAGCGTGGGGATCTCGCGCTCGCGCTCCGGCCGCGCCCACTCGGTCGCGTTCGCGATCACGCGGCGGACGTCCTTGTGGTGGTACACGGGGAAGTCCTGGTCGCCGGGCGAGAAGTAGAAGATCTTCCCCAGGCCGCGGCGGTAGGTCATGCCGCTCCGGAACACCTCGCCGCCGGTGAAGCCCGAGATGAAGACGAGCTCGTCAGGGGTCGGCACGTCGAAGTACTCGCCGTACATCTCCTGCTCGGGGATGACGATCGGGTTCGGGACACCGCGGGTGATCGGGTGCTGCGGGTTGACGGTCCAGACGAGTTCCTGGTCGTGCTCGCTCCGCCAGCGCAGCGTGCACGTGGTGCCCATCAGCTTGCCGAAGATCTTCGACCAGTGGCCGGAGTGCAGCACGACCAGGCCCATGCCGGACAGGACGTGCTTGTGCACTCGGTCGACCACGGCGTCGTCGACGTCTTGGTGCGCGGCGTGCCCCCACCAGGTCAGGACGTCCGTCGCGGCCAGGACCTCGTCGGTCAGGCCGTGCTCGGGCTCCTGCATGGTGGCGGTCCGGACGACGGCCTCGGGGAGGTTCTCGCGGATGCCGTCGGCGATCGTGCCGTGCATGCCGTCGGGGTACCGCTCGGCGACGTGCTGCTCGACCTGCTCGTGGACGTTCTCGCCCCAGACGGTGATGCGCAGCGGGGTGGTGGTCATGGTGTGCCTTTCAGACGGTGGTACGTGGTGGCGTCGGTCCGGGGCCGTCACTTGACGGCACCGCCGAGGGCACCAGCGGAGATGTACTTCTGCGCGAAGATCAGCAGGACGGCAGCGGGCAGGGACGCCAGCACCGAGGTCGCCATGACGGGTCCCCAGTCGGTGACGTTCGAGCCGATGTAGTTGTAGATGCCGAGCGTGATCGGTCGCACCGCGGTCGTCGACGTCAGGGTCAGTGCGATGAGGAAGTCACCCCACGCGCCGAGGAACGTGAAGAGCGCCGCGGTGACGATGGCGTTCCGGCTGATCGGCACGACGATCGACACGAACGCCCGGAAGTCGCTGGCGCCGTCGACCAGTGCGGCCTCGACCAGGCTCGGCGGGATCGACTCCATGAACGCCCGCATGAGCAGGATGGCGAACGGCACCTGGACCGCGCTGTCGGCCAGGATCAGCCCGACGTAGCTGTTGAGCAGCCCGATGTTGTTGAACAGCGTGTACAGGGCATTCGCGATGACGATCGCCGGGATCATCTGGGTGATCAGCAGCACGAGCAGGAACACCCGGCCGCCGCGCATCCGGAACCGGGCCAGCCCGTAGGCGGCCGGCGTCGCGATGGCCAGCGTCAGCAGGACGGTTCCGAGGCCGATGATCATGCTCGACAGGAAGTTCTGCCCCTGCTGGGCGAACGCCGCCTCGTACCCGGCGAAGGTGGGCGAGAACGGGAACCACGTCGCCGTGGCGGCCCCGGACGTCGCCTGCAGGCTGGTGTTCACCATCCAGTAGACGGGGAACACCATGATCGCGAGGAACACGCACCCGAGGATCGTGAACGGGATGCCCTTGGCGGAACCGCGCGGGCGGGGTGCCCGGGTGGTCCGCTTGGTCGTGATCGCGCGGGTGGCGGTGACGGTCTGGTTCGCGAGTCCGACGCTCATTCGTCGACCGCCTTCCGGGAGATCGCGATGTAGACCATCGCGAAGACGAACGAGACGACGATGAGCACGTTGCTCACCGCGGCTCCGATGCCGAACTGGAAGTTGATGAACGACTGGTGGTACGCGTTCGTGGCGAGGGTCTGGGTCGAGTTCGCCGGCCCGCCGCCGGTCAGGCCGAGGATGATGTCCACGACCTTCAACGTGTAGACGACCCCGAGCACGACCACGACGCTGACCACCGACCGGATGCTCGGCCACGTGATGTACCAGAACGCCTTGAACCCGGTGGCGCCGTCGAGCGACCCGGCCTCGTAGAGCTCCGGTGGCACGGACTGCAGACCGCTGTACAGGATCGTCGTGTTGAACGGGATGCCGAGCCACACGTTGACGCCGATCACGGCGATGAGCGCGAGGCTCGGGCTGACCAGCCACGGGACCGGGGCGATGCCCACCAGGCCGAGGAGCTGGTTGAGTGCCCCGCTGTCCTGGTCGAGCAGCCACTTCCACACCGCGCTCGAGGCGATGAGCGGCAGGAGCCACGGCAGGAGCAGCAGCCCCCGCAGGAAGCCCGACAGCGGGAAGTGCCGGCGGAAGAACAGCGCGAGGCTCAGCCCGATGACGAACTGCAGGATGATCGAGCCGGCCGTGAACAGGGCGGTGTTCACGAGGCTCGTCGTGAAGACCGAGCTCTGGAACACCGAGATGTAGTTGCCGAGCCCCACCCAGGGGGCCTCGCCGGTGAAGAAGGTCGCCGTCGTGTAGTCCTGGAAGGACATGATGATGTTCTTCACCACCGGGTAGCCGAAGAAGACGGCCACGAAGACCGCCGCTGGCACCACGAAGAGCCATCGGGTCACGCCGGATCGGAACCGGGCTCGTCGTTGCCCGGGTCGGGGTGTCGTCACGGGCGGGATCGTCCGTGGTCGTGTCTGTGTCGAGGCGCTCACGCCGGGGTCCTTTCCTGCACGCCGGAGGGAGCCGACCGGTCGGCCGGCTCCCCGTGGACTACTGCTCTTGCGACTGCGCCTGCTCGAGCGCTGCCTCGGGGCTGGCCTTGCCGGTGAGGGCGAGCTGGACGGCGGTGTAGATCTTCGTGGCGGCCTTGGGCCAGTCGGGTCCGAGCTCACCGGTGCGCGCGCGGGCGGTCTGCACCGTGGTGACGAAGGACGCGACCTGCGGGTGGTCCTTCGCCCAGGCGGCGCCGGCCTCGAGGTTGGTCGGCACGTTGCCGCTGACCTCGGACAGGGTCTTCTGCATCTTCTGCGAGTGGAGGCAGCCGACGAACTTGCCGGCGAGCTGCATCTTGTCCTTGTCGCCGGTCTGCGGGACGGTGAACGCCTCGCCGCCGAGTGGTGCGACCGTGGCCTCGCCGGTGCGCGTCGGGATCGGGACGCTGTCGAACTCGAGGCCCTTCTTCTCGTTGAGCGCCGGCAGCTGCCAGGGGCCGTTGATCATCATCGCGGCCTTGCCGGCCAGGAACTGGTTGTTGACGTCCGCCTGGGCCCAGTTGATCGAGCTCTTCGACATCGAGCCGTCGTCCTGCAGGTCCTCGACGAGCTGCAGCGCCTGGGTGGCGTCCGCGGTGGCGATGTCCTTCTCGTCACCGCCGTTCGACCAGAAGAACGGCAGGAACTGCCAGGTGCCCTCGTACGTGTTGATGTTGCTCATCGCGAACCCGTACGTCGAGCCCTTGGTGAGCGTCTTCGCGGCGGTCTTGAGCTCGTCCCACGTCTTGGGTGGCTGGACGCCGGCGTCCGCCAGGAGCTTCTTGTTGTAGTAGAGCGCGATGGAGTTCGTGTTCGACTGCAGGCCGTAGAGCTTGCCCTTGTAGGTGCTCGCGTCCTTCACGCCGGGCACGTCGCCGTCGGCGTCCAGACCGTAGTCCGACAGGTCGGACAGGGCACCGGAGGAGGCGATCTGCTGGACGTCGGGGTTGTCGAGCATGAGGACGTCGGGCAGCGTCTTGGACGATGCCTGCTGCAGCACCTTCGCGATCAGGCCGGCGCCGGCGACGTGGTTGATCGTGACCGTCGCGCCGACTTCCTTCGCGCACGTCTTGTAGACCGGGTTGTAGTTCGCGTCGTAGTAGTCCTCGATCGTCAGGGCCTTGCTGCCGCCCGACGAGGCCGATCCGGAGCCGGAGCAGCCGGACAGGACCAGGGGGATCGTGGCGACGACGGCGACTGCGCCGACGAGGGCGCGCGTCCGGCGGGACATG from Curtobacterium sp. MCJR17_020 includes:
- a CDS encoding amidohydrolase family protein, which gives rise to MPRPIALLRSALLPDGRSVDVAIDGATVSTVAPAGTLAAPAEETIDLGGRLLLTAPAEPHAHLDKALSADAIRPPLGDLGAAIASWTAHATTMTVEDIAGRARTAALTLLAAGTTAVRSHVDVLSGRHSAADRPATTEQALRGARALVQVRDELAGLMDIELVALAGPLAPDEHVEAVLDLGVDLVGGAPHLAEDPLADVDRLLAIARRRGLGVDLHADESLDGPVTLDHYARASRSLRRDRQYSAGHCVRLGTLGPERLAEVVADVAAADLGVITLPITNLYLQGWQHPVATPRGLTAIQALLDAGVRVAAGADNVRDPFNPVGRSDAFETASLLVSAGHVTPDQAYAMVSDTARSVMGLPAAGPVPGRRADLLAVAATNVTDAVANAPADRIVLSRGRLVARTEVRRTVAAPAAAAAAVPA
- a CDS encoding ABC transporter ATP-binding protein; its protein translation is MTTTAPPPVATTDTLLDFRNVEMTFPNGTIALQGVDLTVDRGQFVSVVGPSGCGKSTLLRIASGLETASDGSAGVAADRIGYVFQDATLLPWRTVQGNVELLAELGHVSKAERAAKAAHAIELVGLNGFETNLPKQLSGGMRMRVSLARSLTLDPELFLFDEPFGALDEITRERLNDELLRLFVEQQFAGLFITHSVSEAVYLSTEVIVMSGRPGSIVGRFDVPFPMPRDPDIRFTPEFAELVGEVSHALREGHR
- a CDS encoding ABC transporter permease subunit, giving the protein MVTLQEAAETRAVRAAARRAAPRARRGIAWWQPVVVLAVLVGIWYAAAAYYDHVRGLAFLVPYPHLVAKAIVAPTLPDGSPSTFGSDLWSALGRTTVVSLTGLGFAIVIGVVWAMAMAQAKWLENSLYPYAVVLQCVPILALVPLIGALFGYEFVSRVIVTVMIALFPMVSNTLFGLQSADRAQRELFQLQRAGRFAQLVKLQFPAALPSIFVGLRTSAGLSVIGAIVGDQFFQRGNPGLGVLIQVTASRLMGPELYATILIASLYGVAVFLVFGLIGRLAVGRWHDFS
- a CDS encoding ABC transporter substrate-binding protein produces the protein MRTTSRLGVATAALAATAIALTGCAAGSSGSTETTAATSSTASGPKVDLSGTCPATVVVQTDWNPEGEHGHLYQMLGPNPVIDSSGKTVTGDLYANGKSTGVKLEIRAGGPAIGYTKVASQMYQDKDITLGYMSTDEQVQFSGKLPTTAVFAENDQSPMSIMWDPKTYPEVDSIKSLGTALEKDGGVVRYFSDAAYMTYLEQSGILPKKVLDGSYDGTPSKFVSAGGKDAQQGFATAEPYIYQNQVAAWGKKVDYALVSSTGWNPYPEAMSVRTGDLEKLEPCLQKLVPVMQQADVDYLKSPGATNDLITKLVQQYNNGWTYDSKVGAFAAAQMVELGLAKDTDGYIGSMDEQRMQDFIAKATPVFADTGDVKSGLKPSDLYTNEFLDKSIGLGS
- a CDS encoding FAD-binding oxidoreductase, whose amino-acid sequence is MTTVTPTSVEALRAELVALLGERGVSADERTRARASVDEATMSPILSEQLPLGLADLVASPATADDIAATLQAAVRHGVPVTTRGKGTGNYGQGIPLHGGLVLDTSRARAVVEVGDGWITAEAGASMVALEQAAAATGQQLWMYPSTAQSTIGGFLSGGSGGTGSIAHGSNWQGSVTALDVALPGADELLHVEGDEAQPFVHTYGTAGVIARATVRLEPLQEWRAVYAAFPTFEDALVAVRTLRGLHPVPRLVSADRAEIAATLPSDLAVPDDRASLRAIIDDVVLDEARARIEAAGGEVLDIREGLQQTTKVSMLSYNHPIWWLKRNTSDTEYFHVEVGGEALIDRIAEVEAVYPGGMLHIEAAHVGPIGMLTAPYTGAEDVYAGYPVLRELGVRVHSPHQYYVDHGVEELVALKQRTDPAGLLNPGHVIDPSLVVSGGSTASAQPVVPGFGK
- a CDS encoding creatininase family protein: MSAGVGTVRSRRLAELSGPAVAAGFGPDTIVVQPTGAVEHHGPHLPLLTDHLLAEHIGGAAVEQAAAEGLDVWQLPTLSFTKSDEHSWAPGTVWLDSDTMFDTAVQIGRAVALTGAGTLVFANGHGGNVALLQVALREIRKRYGLKTFLMPTLARVPGPDGEDADELGLGIHGGAAETSMILHLRPDLVDMSLAERWVPEHIAGFEKIAFNGGPVSFGWLSDDFGTPGVVGDASRATASYGAVLWEHSVAEAVTSLHEIARFDPAVSRPAVARPAVARPSTALGGAPVDTPVAESPVADAAVS
- a CDS encoding pyridoxamine 5'-phosphate oxidase family protein — encoded protein: MTVPRGVGVSDPGTPAPASDGVDDASVPTDPLTLAASWLPAAADAPGPTMTLSTVGLDGYPDARTVLLSLFDGERLHFHTDSRSRKAAELAAVPRAAVTLHWPEAARQLVVVGDVAPVSDQEARSAYAARTPYLQALAWVNDHASAADTPARRREAWAAFVRERAGTDLEPPSTWAGFALTPVRMVFWRGATDAASNRLAYHRRADGSWSRESWPG
- a CDS encoding Gfo/Idh/MocA family oxidoreductase: MTALRVLQVGAGGMGRAWLSTVAADPDVELVGIVDLDLDAARAGAEHAGDPSIPVGTDLTVLAAETGAQAVLDITVPVAHHPVTLQALHAGLPVLGEKPAAQTVAEALSLAAAAEATGKLFMVSQSRRYNDQLVAFRQHVRGLGAIGGLGTRFAKAPHFGGFREQMDDVLLLDMAIHAFDSARYVLERDPVSVYCESWNPSWSWYRGDAAAAAVFAFEDDVRYVYDGSWCAPGAETSWNGDWRASGAAGTALWDGDHDPSSDLDGTAGAPSAAASVGHEIAGALTSFVHAVRSGETPDGEVHGNVMSLAMVEAAIASTRTGQRIVIDEVLQRAHAEALAAERHDAVRDRLAAWGSVRSALSASVPTS